The following are encoded together in the Platichthys flesus chromosome 9, fPlaFle2.1, whole genome shotgun sequence genome:
- the lsm4 gene encoding U6 snRNA-associated Sm-like protein LSm4, producing MLPLSLLKTAQNHPMLVELKNGETYNGHLVSCDNWMNINLREVICTSRDGDKFWRMPECYIRGSTIKYLRIPDEIIDMVKEEVVSKGRGRGGAQQNKQQGKGRGGAGRGLFGGRGRGLSGPGRGQQQQIQLPQQQDKKPGKPQGMKNQH from the exons ATG cttcccctctctctgctgaAGACGGCCCAGAACCACCCTATG ctGGTGGAGCTGAAAAATGGGGAGACGTATAACGGTCACCTGGTCAGCTGTGACAACTGGATGAACATCAACCTGAGAGAAGTTATCTGCACCTCAAGg GATGGAGATAAGTTCTGGAGGATGCCTGAGTGCTACATCAGAGGAAGCACCATCAAGTATCTGCGAATCCCAGACGAGATCATCGACatggtgaaggaggaggtggtgtcCAAGGGCCGCGGACGTGGAGGTGCCCAGCAGAACAAACAGCAGGGCAAAGGAAGGGGAGGAGCTGGCCGAG GTCTGTTTGGTGGTCGTGGCAGAGGATTGAGCGGCCCCGGTCGTGGCCAGCAGCAACAGATACAGCTACCGCAGCAGCAGGATAAGAAACCAGGCAAACCACAGGGAATGAAGAACCAGCACTGA
- the jund gene encoding transcription factor jun-D, protein MMKKDMDLRLEEDADLKPHLRDAESILSSPDLGLLKLASPELERLIIQSNGMVTTTPTSPQFLYAKTVSDEQEFAEGFVKALEDLHKQNQLSGDGQSQSGSLDLGANLVPVSLQPDLPVYTNLHSYGTGPLGTTVNYTTDTVPFPPPPAHHLGAAPQQPELSRVPPLKEEPQTVPDVQSFGESPPLSPIDMDSPDHGKAERKRLRNRIAATKCRRRKLERISRLEDKVKSLRNQNTDLASTADLLREQVAQLRHKVLSHVNSGCQLLPHEVQVH, encoded by the coding sequence ATGATGAAGAAGGACATGGACCTGAGACTGGAGGAGGACGCGGACCTCAAGCCGCATCTCCGCGACGCCGAGAGCATCCTCAGCTCCCCGGACCTGGGGCTCCTGAAGCTGGCCTCCCCGGAGCTGGAGCGCCTGATCATCCAGTCCAACGGGATGGTCACCACGACGCCCACCAGCCCCCAGTTCCTCTACGCGAAGACGGTGTCGGACGAGCAGGAGTTCGCCGAGGGCTTCGTGAAGGCGCTGGAGGACCTGCACAAGCAGAACCAGCTGAGCGGAGACGGGCAGAGCCAGAGCGGCAGCCTGGACCTGGGAGCCAACCTGGTCCCGGTCAGCCTCCAGCCGGACCTGCCGGTGTACACGAACCTCCACAGCTACGGCACCGGGCCGCTGGGAACCACCGTCAACTACACCACGGACACGGTGCCCTTCCCGCCGCCTCCGGCACATCACCTGGGGGCAGCGCCGCAGCAGCCGGAGCTGTCGCGGGTTCCGCCGCTGAAGGAGGAGCCTCAGACGGTGCCCGACGTCCAGAGCTTCGGGGAGAGTCCGCCGCTCTCCCCCATCGACATGGACTCACCGGACCACGGTAAAGCCGAGAGGAAGAGGCTCAGGAACCGGATCGCGGCCACCAAATGCCGGCGGCGCAAACTGGAGCGGATCTCCAGGCTTGAGGACAAGGTGAAGTCCCTGAGGAACCAGAACACCGACCTTGCGTCCACGGCGGACCTGCTCCGGGAGCAAGTGGCCCAGCTGAGGCACAAGGTCCTGAGCCACGTGAACAGCGGCTGTCAGCTGCTGCCACACGAGGTTCAGGTTCACTAG
- the rab3ab gene encoding LOW QUALITY PROTEIN: RAB3A, member RAS oncogene family, b (The sequence of the model RefSeq protein was modified relative to this genomic sequence to represent the inferred CDS: inserted 1 base in 1 codon): MASATATYGQKESSDQNFDYMFKILIIGNSSVGKTSFLFRYADDSFTPAFVSTVGIDFKVKTIYRNDKRIKLQIWDTAGQERYRTITTAYYRGAMGFILMYDITNEESFNAVQDWSTQIKTYSWDNXQVLLVGNKCDMEDERVVGGDRGRQLSDHLGFEFFEASAKDNINVKQTFERLVDIICEKMSESLDAGDPAVTGAKQGPQLTEQPAPPHQDCAC; this comes from the exons ATGGCCTCGGCAACAGCAACCTACGGGCAGAAGGAGTCTTCGGACCAAAACTTCGACTACATGTTCAAGATCCTCATCATCGGAAACAGCAGCGTGGGCAAAACCTCCTTCTTGTTCCGCTACGCCGATGATTCCTTCACACCAGCCTTTGTCAGCACGGTGGGCATCGACTTCAAGGTGAAGACCATCTACAGGAACGACAAGAGGATCAAATTACAGATCTGG GACACGGCGGGTCAGGAGCGTTACCGCACCATCACCACGGCTTACTACCGAGGAGCCATGGGCTTCATCCTCATGTACGACATCACCAATGAGGAGTCCTTCAACGCCGTCCAGGACTG GTCCACTCAGATTAAGACGTACTCGTGGGACA GCCAGGTGCTGCTGGTAGGAAACAAGTGTGACATGGAGGACGAGCGAGTGGTGGGCGGAGATAGAGGCCGGCAGCTGTCGGATCACCTCG gTTTTGAGTTCTTCGAGGCCAGTGCCAAGGACAACATCAATGTGAAGCAGACCTTCGAGCGCCTGGTCGACATCATCTGTGAAAAGATGTCTGAAAGCCTGGACGCCGGAGATCCTGCTGTCACAGGGGCCAAACAGGGGCCCCAGCTGACAGAGCAGCCCGCTCCACCTCACCAGGACTGTGCATGTTAA